Within the Candidatus Binatia bacterium genome, the region GCGAGCCCGACTACCAGCCAGACGAACAGCCTGAGCCAGTTCTCCCAGCCGAGGTACGTCATCATGAGGAGATTACTCGCCATGCCCAGCAGCGGCACCCAGGGCACGAACGGCGTGCGAAACGGGCGCCGCAACCCCGGATTGGTGCGCCGCATGACCAAGACGGCGGCACACACGATGACGAACGCCATGAGCGTGCCGATGTTCACCAGATCGGCCAGGATCTTGAGGGGAAAGAGGGCCGCGACCACAGCCACCAGTACGCCGGTGAGGATCGTCGCCTTGTGTGGCGTGCGAAAACGCGGGTGAACGGCGCCGAAGAAACGATATGAGATCAGCCCATCGCGCGCCATGGCCAGCAGGATGCGGGCCTGACTCAGCAAGAGCACGAGCAGCACACTGGTGATGCCGACGACCGCACCGAGCGAAATCAGAAAGACGGCAACCGGCAGCCCGCGTGTCCCGAAAGCCCGCGCCACCGGCGCGTCCAGATCGATGTCGTGGTACGGGACCATCCCGGTCAGCACGGCGGCGACAAGGATGTAGAGCACCGTGCACACCGCCAGTGATGTGATGATGCCGATGGGCACGTCGCGCTGCGGATTACGCGCTTCCTCGGCGTGGGTCGAGACCGAGTCAAAACCGATATAGGCAAAAAAGATGTAGGCCGCGCCGCGAAAGACGCCGCCGGCACCGTACGGCAGGAACGGGTGCCAATTCTCGACCCGGATGTAGAATGATCCCACACCGATCACGAACAGCACCACCACCAGCTTGAGTATGACCATGGCGGCGTTGAAGCGCGCGCTCTCCCTGATGCCGATGACCAGCACGACCGTGATGGCGAGCACCACCAACGCCGCCGGCAGGTTGCAGTAGCCGCCGGTGCTCACCCAGGCATGGGTGTCGGGGTCGAAGTTGATCGGCGTCGCCGTCCAGCGCGTCGGCAGGTTGATGCCGAGGAGTTGGAGAAACGAGAGGAAATAATGCGACCAGCCGTGCGCCACCGTGCTCGAGGCGACGGCGTACTCGAGCAGCAGATCCCAGCCGATGATCCACGCCAACAGCTCACCCAACGTGGCGTAGGCATAGGTGTAGGCGCTGCCTGCGACCGGCACCATCGAAGCGAACTCGGCATAGCAGAGGGCGGCAAGCGCGCAGCCGAAGCCGGCGACGACGAACGACAGCATCAACCCCGGTCCCGCATAGACGTTGGCCGCCAGCCCCGTCAGCACGAAGATGCCGGCACCGATGGTGGCACCGATACCGAGTGCCGTCAGCGTGACGGGGCCTAGTACCCGGCGCAGGCGGTTGTCGCTCGCCATCTCCTCCTGGAGGAGCTTGACGCTCTTTACGGCGAACAGTTGCTGGCGCAGGCTCATATTCCCTCAGCGGCGACGACCATAGGGAACGCGGCCTGAGCCGTCAACCGAGGAAGAACAGGATCGCCAACCCCGCCAGGATCCGATAGTAGCCGAAGCCGGTCAACTTGTGGCGCTGGATGAAGGTGATGAAGGCCCGCACCACGATCAACGCCGAGAAAAACGCCGCCACGAAGCCGACACTCAGGGGCATGACGTCGTGCACGGACAGCAAGTGCCGCGCCTTGAACAGGCTGTACAGGCTGGCCGCACACATGGTCGGGATCGACAGATAAAACGAGAACTGCGTTGCCGCCGGCCGGTTCAAGCCCGCCAGCATACCGCCGATGATCGTCGCCCCGGCGCGTGACATCCCGGGAAGCAGAGACAACACTTGGGCCAGACCGACATAGAAGGCCTGCAGCCATCTGGTCTGGCCGATCTCCCGCACCTCGAAATGCCAGACCCGGCGCTCCACAAAAATGATGATGAAGCCGCCGACGATCAGGGTGGCGGCAACGAACTTCGGACTGAACAGATACTCTTCGATAGCCCGGTGGCACAAGAAGCCCACCGCAGCCGCAGGCAGAAAGGCAAGCATAACCTTGCCGATCAGCACCCTCGACTTCTCTTCGACTGCCGAGCTGGTCGCCAGTTGCAGCAGCGGCGTCCAATAATGCCACACGATCGCCAGGATGGCGCCCATTTGGATGAAGATCTCAAACGTTTCCCGCGATGCCTCGGGATAATCAATGACCGCCGACGCGACGATGAGGTGCCCGGTCGACGAGATCGGCAGGAACTCGGTAACCCCTTCGACAATACCCAGCGCCAGAGCCTTCAAAGCAAGCATTCAAACCACTCTCCCAACCGCCCCCGTGCCTCCTGTTCATTCCGCCCGATCATCAGCCTCAGACGGGCGTGGCTAGACCATTTGCAGACCGAACGCAACACGGCCAACGGACACACGGCCAACGGCAGTCGTCGCCCTGCTTTTCTTTCAGCCGCCTTCTCGATCCGCCGTGGACCATTGACCTCGACTCGCCTCAGATACTATCGTGCGCTCTCAGTTTTTCGGCGCGAGGCTCAGACCGGCAGCGCTGTCCAGGAGGAAAATCGATGCAAGCCACTACGCTCGCGAAGGAACAATTGTTCAGCATGTACCGCATGATGGTCACCATCCGCCGGTTTGAGGAAGCCCTTCGCAACCTGTTCTTCCAGGGACAGATCCCCGGCTTCGTGCACCTATCGATCGGTGAAGAAGCGGTACCCACGGGCGTGTGCGCCGCGCTGACCGACAAGGACTACATCACCACCACGCACCGCGGCCACGGCCACATGCTTGCCAAGGGGGGAAAGCCCAAGCTGATGATGGCCGAGATGTTCGGCCGGCGCACCGGCTACTGCAAAGGCAAGGGCGGCTCGATGCATATCGTCAGTTATGACCTCGGCATCCTCGGCGCCAACGGCATCGTTGGAGGCGGCATCCCC harbors:
- a CDS encoding amino acid permease is translated as MSLRQQLFAVKSVKLLQEEMASDNRLRRVLGPVTLTALGIGATIGAGIFVLTGLAANVYAGPGLMLSFVVAGFGCALAALCYAEFASMVPVAGSAYTYAYATLGELLAWIIGWDLLLEYAVASSTVAHGWSHYFLSFLQLLGINLPTRWTATPINFDPDTHAWVSTGGYCNLPAALVVLAITVVLVIGIRESARFNAAMVILKLVVVLFVIGVGSFYIRVENWHPFLPYGAGGVFRGAAYIFFAYIGFDSVSTHAEEARNPQRDVPIGIITSLAVCTVLYILVAAVLTGMVPYHDIDLDAPVARAFGTRGLPVAVFLISLGAVVGITSVLLVLLLSQARILLAMARDGLISYRFFGAVHPRFRTPHKATILTGVLVAVVAALFPLKILADLVNIGTLMAFVIVCAAVLVMRRTNPGLRRPFRTPFVPWVPLLGMASNLLMMTYLGWENWLRLFVWLVVGLA
- a CDS encoding undecaprenyl-diphosphate phosphatase, with product MLALKALALGIVEGVTEFLPISSTGHLIVASAVIDYPEASRETFEIFIQMGAILAIVWHYWTPLLQLATSSAVEEKSRVLIGKVMLAFLPAAAVGFLCHRAIEEYLFSPKFVAATLIVGGFIIIFVERRVWHFEVREIGQTRWLQAFYVGLAQVLSLLPGMSRAGATIIGGMLAGLNRPAATQFSFYLSIPTMCAASLYSLFKARHLLSVHDVMPLSVGFVAAFFSALIVVRAFITFIQRHKLTGFGYYRILAGLAILFFLG